One Denticeps clupeoides chromosome 3, fDenClu1.1, whole genome shotgun sequence DNA window includes the following coding sequences:
- the fam83fb gene encoding protein FAM83F isoform X1: MAESQLTCMDDGHINEKIAESKPQFYYSEEQRVALEELLRSGDGEYKTSLAKDGVRDFLSAREIKLIRKGFREYGDGQDQESPSAATSGDSATLRSTYWPELSDYEVPSLDIGWPSGGFFRGVTRVEVYSHPPKENAPCIKELVRRMIQESRKVIAIVMDLLTDLHILQDLLEAAAKHVPVYIILDASGVPHFLDMCNRLQFGSQNLRNIRVRIVKGAGLSLSFGKLAGSLCSKYMLIDGDKVLFGSYSFSWCTSRMDRNTVTVMSGQVVEFFDHDFRELYAISDELNLYKEFHVAKPINVTLSKTSVGPKRPSVSVSTSRFQVALGDARQGEVRVPAHKYYNPKYLLALGNLPGPSSGSNQDVSSNEKSFTLQRMLQDQAREQIQGSTETLDCSVHADSKKKAKSTLSGIFKKKAVSGNPAGAETNTPPNSTSETELDYCPDLAENTLAPKGKSKKPPNRPSKKAADENAGKQSKNKCLSS, encoded by the exons ATGGCCGAGTCTCAGCTGACGTGCATGGACGACGGCCATATAAACGAAAAGATCGCCGAGTCCAAGCCCCAGTTTTACTACAGCGAGGAGCAACGCGTGGCGCTGGAGGAACTCCTGCGGAGCGGAGACGGAGAGTACAAGACGAGCCTGGCGAAAGACGGCGTCAGGGACTTCCTGTCGGCCCGCGAGATCAAGCTGATCCGGAAAGGCTTCCGCGAATACGGAGACGGCCAGGACCAGGAGTCGCCCTCGGCCGCGACATCGGGCGACTCGGCCACCCTGCGCTCGACCTACTGGCCCGAGCTGTCGGACTACGAGGTGCCTTCCCTGGACATCGGCTGGCCGTCCGGGGGCTTCTTCCGGGGGGTGACGAGGGTCGAAGTTTACTCGCACCCTCCGAAGGAGAATGCGCCTTGCATCAAGGAGCTGGTCCGCAGGATGATCCAGGAATCGCGGAAG GTGATCGCAATTGTCATGGACCTTCTGACAGATCTTCACATCCTGCAGGACCTCCTTGAGGCAGCAGCTAAACACGTACCGGTTTACATAATCCTAGATGCCAGTGGAGTGCCGCATTTCCTGGACATGTGCAACAGGCTGCAGTTTGGCTCACAGAATTTACGG aataTCCGTGTTCGAATAGTGAAGGGTGCCGGCCTCAGCCTCTCCTTTGGCAAATTAGCTGGCAGTCTGTGCAGTAAATACATGCTGATAGATGGAGACAAAGTCCTGTTTGGATCCTACAG CTTCTCCTGGTGTACCTCGCGCATGGACCGCAACACAGTCACTGTCATGTCAGGCCAGGTGGTGGAATTTTTTGACCATGATTTCCGTGAGCTTTATGCCATCTCAGACGAACTTAATCTCTATAAAGAGTTCCATGTGGCCAAACCGATCAATGTCACCCTGTCCAAGACCTCCGTGGGGCCCAAGCGGCCCAGTGTCTCTGTCTCGACCTCCCGCTTTCAGGTTGCCCTGGGTGATGCCAGGCAGGGTGAGGTAAGAGTGCCTGCTCACAAATATTacaatccaaaataccttctggCATTAGGAAACCTACCTGGGCCATCGTCTGGTTCGAACCAGGATGTCTCTTCCAACGAGAAATCCTTCACCCTGCAGAGGATGTTACAGGACCAGGCACGTGAACAAATACAGGGCAGCACGGAGACACTGGACTGTTCTGTCCATGCAGACAGCAAAAAGAAAGCAAAGTCTACACTGTCTGGAATATTCAAAAAGAAGGCAGTCAGCGGGAACCCAGCAGGTGCAGAAACAAACACTCCACCCAACTCAACCTCTGAAACAGAACTGGACTATTGTCCAGATCTGGCGGAAAACACTTTAGCACCCAAAGGGAAGAGCAAAAAGCCTCCAAACCGAccttccaaaaaagcagcaGATGAAAATG caGGAAAGCAATCCAAAAATAAATGCCTTTCATCATAA
- the fam83fb gene encoding protein FAM83F isoform X2 — MAESQLTCMDDGHINEKIAESKPQFYYSEEQRVALEELLRSGDGEYKTSLAKDGVRDFLSAREIKLIRKGFREYGDGQDQESPSAATSGDSATLRSTYWPELSDYEVPSLDIGWPSGGFFRGVTRVEVYSHPPKENAPCIKELVRRMIQESRKVIAIVMDLLTDLHILQDLLEAAAKHVPVYIILDASGVPHFLDMCNRLQFGSQNLRNIRVRIVKGAGLSLSFGKLAGSLCSKYMLIDGDKVLFGSYSFSWCTSRMDRNTVTVMSGQVVEFFDHDFRELYAISDELNLYKEFHVAKPINVTLSKTSVGPKRPSVSVSTSRFQVALGDARQGEVRVPAHKYYNPKYLLALGNLPGPSSGSNQDVSSNEKSFTLQRMLQDQAREQIQGSTETLDCSVHADSKKKAKSTLSGIFKKKAVSGNPAGAETNTPPNSTSETELDYCPDLAENTLAPKGKSKKPPNRPSKKAADENGKQSKNKCLSS; from the exons ATGGCCGAGTCTCAGCTGACGTGCATGGACGACGGCCATATAAACGAAAAGATCGCCGAGTCCAAGCCCCAGTTTTACTACAGCGAGGAGCAACGCGTGGCGCTGGAGGAACTCCTGCGGAGCGGAGACGGAGAGTACAAGACGAGCCTGGCGAAAGACGGCGTCAGGGACTTCCTGTCGGCCCGCGAGATCAAGCTGATCCGGAAAGGCTTCCGCGAATACGGAGACGGCCAGGACCAGGAGTCGCCCTCGGCCGCGACATCGGGCGACTCGGCCACCCTGCGCTCGACCTACTGGCCCGAGCTGTCGGACTACGAGGTGCCTTCCCTGGACATCGGCTGGCCGTCCGGGGGCTTCTTCCGGGGGGTGACGAGGGTCGAAGTTTACTCGCACCCTCCGAAGGAGAATGCGCCTTGCATCAAGGAGCTGGTCCGCAGGATGATCCAGGAATCGCGGAAG GTGATCGCAATTGTCATGGACCTTCTGACAGATCTTCACATCCTGCAGGACCTCCTTGAGGCAGCAGCTAAACACGTACCGGTTTACATAATCCTAGATGCCAGTGGAGTGCCGCATTTCCTGGACATGTGCAACAGGCTGCAGTTTGGCTCACAGAATTTACGG aataTCCGTGTTCGAATAGTGAAGGGTGCCGGCCTCAGCCTCTCCTTTGGCAAATTAGCTGGCAGTCTGTGCAGTAAATACATGCTGATAGATGGAGACAAAGTCCTGTTTGGATCCTACAG CTTCTCCTGGTGTACCTCGCGCATGGACCGCAACACAGTCACTGTCATGTCAGGCCAGGTGGTGGAATTTTTTGACCATGATTTCCGTGAGCTTTATGCCATCTCAGACGAACTTAATCTCTATAAAGAGTTCCATGTGGCCAAACCGATCAATGTCACCCTGTCCAAGACCTCCGTGGGGCCCAAGCGGCCCAGTGTCTCTGTCTCGACCTCCCGCTTTCAGGTTGCCCTGGGTGATGCCAGGCAGGGTGAGGTAAGAGTGCCTGCTCACAAATATTacaatccaaaataccttctggCATTAGGAAACCTACCTGGGCCATCGTCTGGTTCGAACCAGGATGTCTCTTCCAACGAGAAATCCTTCACCCTGCAGAGGATGTTACAGGACCAGGCACGTGAACAAATACAGGGCAGCACGGAGACACTGGACTGTTCTGTCCATGCAGACAGCAAAAAGAAAGCAAAGTCTACACTGTCTGGAATATTCAAAAAGAAGGCAGTCAGCGGGAACCCAGCAGGTGCAGAAACAAACACTCCACCCAACTCAACCTCTGAAACAGAACTGGACTATTGTCCAGATCTGGCGGAAAACACTTTAGCACCCAAAGGGAAGAGCAAAAAGCCTCCAAACCGAccttccaaaaaagcagcaGATGAAAATG GAAAGCAATCCAAAAATAAATGCCTTTCATCATAA